The DNA segment tgccacaaatccactaaacgacaactaaacggcttctaaacgactcaagctctctacctaaacggaatgtagaaagacttcgttaagcagacggcaaacgactcatggattctaaaaatagcgaaaaagctggtggcgctctctgttggtgggataccccaaccagttgagcttcatcgcttggaggagagctttctcattttctctgtactgttgtatggtttcgcattgaagttatgcatcgctagaactagaacggcgatacgattgtttaacctttaagttggcaaccggatacccgggtatttttttcaactttaaactgccataacttttgattcattgcttttattgacctgaaatttgccgtagcctcccaacttttaatttatgattttttggtgcataagttgtaattttaaacagcctgtaagtattttattttgattttttttaaactttaccacgtaagttggcaaccagcatacccgggtattccatacattttgtatggagaatgacgtttctcttcttccttttttcgtattgtgcttattttcgagtcaaattcaagcgattccaaatttcaatatgaccgttatttttatattaaaatgaaaaaaacttaatgaataaatgaaatagaagagaatatatggtcggcattacttgcttacagcattaaaatatagaaagcattgtttacctatgaaaatcgttaattttttgcatcaaaacgtgtggaatacccgggtatgccggttgccaacttacgtgtgtaaatctggttgccaactctacggttaaatactaaactccaacggaaacctccagcactgaagcaagtaaggcggcgctctagctgcaatcgaacacgacatccgacacgaacaaacccatataatcatatggaggtgcactgtcagacacaaacaaacaaacaagacaaacgtcgagtcgaacatgtcagttgagATTttgtctgtgatgttcgatacccacctgtgctgtaagtaccttggctgtcaaacgcttcacaactacagtagatagaattcaattcgggacatttttaagtttgtttacgtagtttgtctctttttctttttaaaattgcgtgcaaaatatttaacatagctatcaataattattgttaaacttttcaatcaattataacatcaaatataaaggattgaaacgtattaaactatttatttgtttatttgtaaatgttaagtgattggccattattgtatttttgatGCAGTACAAATATTACACGCGTTTTCTTTATTCAGTTCCTTGTATGCATGACATTTCATTCGCTCCCTTCCTGTTTCGAGCAGTGCTGCTCGTTCGAGCAGTCGCAGAGCTGCCAACATGCCATAGCTGTCAATGTTGTATATAACAGCTCTTCCCCCGGAAATAAAGCACCTACTTCCGCTCTGCTACAGATCCAATCGTTGAGGAGGTTTGATGGTTCTTGTTGATCGACGAAGTCCAGAATCCGCTGTCAAGCCTGACGAACCGGAAGTCCCCTCAAAGGTGGCACACTCAGTAGATGTCGACGACTGGATCACCTTTGAACGCACAGGGACAGTTTGTATAGTCGGATGTGCAGAGTCAGAAACGTTGGTTGTTGAAGACTGTGTGTCCGTTAACGGGGTCTGGGTCGAGGGTAAGTCAGAGGTCACAGTCAAGTCTTCAGTGTGGCTATTGGGCTCTTCTGCGCGCAATAAAATTGAATCCTCGGTAGATATGGGAAGATTATCGCCCACACTACGCAGTTGATCAATGTGCCGTTTCCAAATTCGACCGTCTCCAAGTTGTACTAAATAATGTAATTTACCCAACCGTTCTTTTATAGTGCCGAAGCTCCACTTGTTGTTATGTAGGTATTCTCGAGCAGCAACTTTTGAGCCAACTGTCAACTCTCGAATTTTATTCTGAATTTCACTCCTCTCAGGGTCATCCGATGGAATCATAAGATCCAATCTTGAACGAATCTGTCGACCAAACACCATCATTGAAGGAGAGAAACCAGTGGCAGGATGAATCATTTTGCGATAGTTTAAAAGGATATTGCATATTTCACTATGGACTTGAGAACGATCGCAATTTAAAGATTTTAATTTGGACTTCATTGTTTGTACGAACCGTTCAGCTTGTCCATTAGTGGCCGGATGGTATGGAGCAATAAGCTTATGTACTATTCCATTTAGTTTtaaaaattttgtaaaatcaGCTGAAGTGAATTGGGGCCCATTATCACTAACAAACACAGATGGGATTCCAAAAGTACTGAAAAACTCCCTGCACACTCGTATTGTTGTATCAGTAGTTGTGTTGTTTACTACATAAACCGAAGGCCACTTAGAATAGGCATCGATTAAAATCAGATAGTAATATCCCATAAACGGTCCTGCGTAATCTGCGTGAACTCTTTGAAATGGTTCATTTGGAGTATTCCAACAGTGGAATGATGTTTTAGGAGGATTAGCTTTCGACACTTGGCAGGATTGACAATCCTTAACCACATTTTCGATGTCTTTATCAATGCCCTCCCACCAACAATAGCTCCTGGCTAGAGACTTAATTCTGCAAATCCCGAAATATGTCGAGTGAAGttcttttaaaacatttttacgTAGAGCAGGAGGTACATAAACACGAGTACCGCGGAGTAAGCAATCCTTCTGTAAACTAAATTCATTCTGATCTATGCCAAATCGGAATTTAGCATCAATGCTCTTTCCCATTCTTAAGGCTCGAAGCAATTCACGGACAGTATCGTCTGCAATTGTAGCTGAACTTAACTCATCAACAGTGAGGGGTAATGTTTCGATGGCATTGACTTCAATAAAATCAGgttcttctatttcattcATGGGATCAGTCGTGCATGTCGGTAACCGAGACATGGCGTCGGCATTGCAGTGTTCTGATGAACGACGATGTCGCACGATGTAATCATAACCTTGAAGAAATGCTGCATAATGCTGCATACGTATAGTTGACATAGTAGGAAGTCCCTTAGTTTCCGAGAATATTTGACTGATCGGTTTGTTATCggttattaaaataaatctacgACCATAAAGGTATTGATGAAATTTTCGAATACCAAAAATGATCGAGTACGCTTCTTTATCGATTTGCGAATACTTTTGTTGTGTTCTATTGAGAGTTTGGGACGCGTATTGAATTGGCCGTTCCGTACCATCTGGGTATTGATGACTAAGGACCGCTCCCACTCCGTAAGGCGAAGCGTCCGTTGCTAAAGTCACTGGTAGTGAAGGATCATAATGAACGAGAAATCGATCAgattgcatttcttttttaaagGCTTTAAATGAACTTTCGCATTCCTTTGTCCATTGGAATGGAACATCTTCTTTTAATAAGTTATTAAGTGGGTATAAAGTCGTGCTAAGATTTGGAAAGAATCTTCCATAATAGTTTATCAAACCTACGTATGATCGTACTTGATCCCTGTTCTTAGGAATGGGCATATTCTGAATAGCGTCTATTTTATTACGAACTTTGTGAATGCCATCTTTATCAACCATATAGCCGCAATACTCGATTTGCTTGGCGAAAAAATCGCATTTATCCCTATTCACTCGCAAATTGTACTTGTCCAACCTTTGCAATACCGATTCCAACCTCTGTAAGTGGGTTTCACTATCTGGCCCATTAACACGGATATCATCTATAAAAACTGTCACTCCTTCTATTCCTTGTAACACCTCCTCCATCAGACGCTGGAAAATAGCTGGGGCAGACGCAACACCATACATGAGCCTTGATGGCTGGAACAATCCTCTATGTGTACTAAGGGTGAGAAATTTTCTATCCTCTGGTCGTACTTCAAGTTGTAAGTATGCTTGGGATAGATCTATTTTAGAGAATGTCTTACCCCCAGCGACAGTCACAAAAAGTTCCTCAATTGTAGGGAGAGGGTGCTCATTCACCATTAAATTTGGGTTTAAGGTGATTTTATAGTCTCCGCATAACCGTACCTtaccaccagctttttttacCACAACGACAGGAGTCGCCCACTCAGAATGGTCTACGCGCTCCCATACACCATCATTTACAAATTGATTAATTTCTTTATCAACTGCATCACGAAGCGCAAACGGCACCTGTCTTGCTTTAATATACACAGGTTTTGTATGTTCCCGTACTGTTAGTGAAGCTTGAATTCCTTTTacttttccaatttccttACTGAATACTGATGGATATTTCTGAAGTAAGGCATTTAATGCACTGTACTTGCATTCATCATCCCTATCGCAGTATGAAACAGTGTGTGTGCCAGATTTGAAAATGCGATTAAAATCTAAATTTAATGCACGTAACCAATCACGTCCCAGCAAGGGGTGTTTGTTGGACTTCGTTACATACAGTGGCAATACGAGTTTTCTTCCCTCTACCACTACCAATAATTTTCCCAACACATTTATGTCATTGTCCGAATAGCTTACTAGTCTTAAGTCCGTTTGCAAAATTTCTATGTCTTtgagatgtttttgtttgtcctttATGTTTATCAATGATACCGGCGATCCAGTGTCGACCTCGAATGTTAGTACACCTTGACCGACCCTCAGATTCAACAAAAACTTACCAGCATGATTCTGGACCGTGCTCACATGAAGAACATCCTTTGGGTCGTTTTCCTCCAAATAATGTGTGTTCTCCTGACGCCTGTTGTTGTGGCGagacaaacacactttttgtAGATGTCCTCTTTTCCCACAAGCGCTGCAAACCGTTTGCTTGTGCTGGCATCTATTAGCCATGTGATTTGTATCGCCGCATCTGTAGCACTTTCGCTGTTGACCGTTGTTTGTCGATGATATTTTCTTTGTATTGGCCGTAACTTGTTGCACTTCACATCTCGGGCTGGTTCCATGCATTTCCTCGGTCCCACGCAATGACATTTCCATTCCAAACGCAATGTCCTTGGCTTTGGATAGTGTAAGATCGCGTACTTCCAGCAATCGTGACTGTATTCCACGATTCCGAATGCCAAAGACAAATTGATTTCTCAGCGCTTTGTCTAAGTACGAATCAAAATTGCAGCTTTTAGCCAGCTTCTCTAACTCCATTAAGTAATCGCTCAATGATTCGTTCTCCAATTGCTTACGGCTAGTAAACTTGAAGTTTTCTAGGATTTCTAGCGGTGCAGGGTTGAAGTGATTTCTCAGGAGTGCAACGATTTCGTCGAATGACTTCGTGTAGGGATCGGCGTTTTGCAGCTTGTTGCATAATACGTCGTACGTAGGGCCGCCCATGTAATGTAGAAGGTAGTCCTTTTTATCGCCATCTCCAATTTGGTTGATTCTAAACCAAATTTTTAGCCGTTCCATCCATCAATCGAACGATGATGACACGGGGTTGAAAGGctcgaacacacacatattagCCATTTTTGCGTTGGTaccggaagaagaagaagcagtagGTGTGGAAGATCCAGTGCTCGCCACGGTTTGTGGTTGCATCGATATACAAGCAGTAGCAGTCACAGCAACAGTAAGAGTAGTAGGAGCAGCAGTAGTATCTCCGGTAGTAGCAAAAAAATGGTAGCAGCTCGTCCCGTAATCAATCCAGCTGACGCtccggcagcagtagcaacgcCAGACGTAGTACCGCCAACAGCATCAAAATTCACCGTATTCGTAGCACCGATAGAAGTAATAACGGTAAATGCTCCTTCTCACCAACGTAGGGAACTGTTTAAGTAACTGAAAACGTATAATTCCCTTTTCTCGTCGCcaaattattgtatttttgatGCAGTACAAATATTACACGCGTTTTCTTTATTCAGTTCCTTGTATGCATGACATTTCATTCGCTCCCTTCCTGTTTCGAGCAGTGCTGCTCGTTCGAGCAGTCGCAGAGCTGCCAACATGCCATAGCTGTCAATGTTGTATATAACAGCCATAattggccttatcactgatcttataaactaaacttataataacataaagcatcacggtacaatgtaacatcagcacaaaataaataacacagagtatcacagcaagaaaaacaggttaaattagggaattccagtcaaaagagtcataatgtgcattaaatctgatagccatcgcagtcaaaggttcattatcgctatatgcacgtctagtttggtcaactcttagtagcctaaagtttcttaaaatacgagcaggtacgtggaaattaactctagctaaaaggtccggtgaatctatctctcctaggatgatttttttcatgaacaatatttgcgccgtttcgcgacgagtagcgagagattcgagtccaaaaattaaacaccgggCATGATAACTAGGTCTCGCTGCTACGTTACGCCAGGGTGTGAACCGTAAGACCAAACGGGTGAATTTTTTCTGCACTGACTCAATCTTATTCGACcataacgacgacgatgggcaCCAAACTACTGAGGAGTATTCTAAGATGGATCTGACTAGTGATTTGTAGAGTGCGACAAGACAATGTGGGTCGGAGAATTCTCTCGACTGCCTGCgtataaatcctagcattctGTTCGCTCTATCAATAATTTCGTTATGATGCACATGAAAGTCAAGTTTACGGTCAAGAGTAACTCCTAAGTCTTTTACTGCACTGTGTCGTTGTAATTGTGTACCGGAGATGCAGTAGTTAAACACTATTGGACAATTAGAACGGTGAAACGACATGgacaaacatttatcaacagaaatttgtAGGTCGTTGTTCAGACACCAGTCGGAAAAAGAGTCGATCGATGCTTGCAGGACATAACAATCACCAAAACAcctcacaggaaaaaaaagtctaagaTCGTCCGcatacaataaacattcagaTTCCCTTACTACAGTAGTAACGTCattgaaaaatagagaaaacagcAAGGGTCCAAGGTTACTACCCTGTGGCACGCCTGAACAACGCCTGAACAATACCATCAGGTCCAGGGTTGTAGGATGGTTTGACCTGCTTGAGCGCCTTTAGCACAGAATCTCTGGAGATGTTTATGTCACGCACGCGTCGGAGGGCACGTTGTTGAGAGCAGCATCCAATGAGAAGCCAGGAGCTTCAGTGGCAAACGAACTCAtgaaacgatcagcaaataaattgcaggtTTCCTCTTTGGTACACGAAGTTGTTCCATTAAAGGAAACTATAGCTGGCAGGGAGctgtttttccgttttgtgtcGACATACCTCCAAAattttttcggttttcttcTTAAGCTGAACTGTATACGGATCAAAAAACGAGAGTGAAGTTGTCTATTATAGCTTCGATATACATTGTGTGCAGCGATGAACCGCAATCTCGATTGTTGTGTTCcactgttttgataaaaccGATAGCAggaagatttgtttcgttttaagcGGCGTAATTGAGCATTACCCCACGGTGGACCCTGTCGTGGACGTTTTATAGGGCAACAGGCAGATAAATGTTCCGCAAATTTCCGATTGAACATATCGAGTGCATGGTTTACGTCTGGGTTTCCATCAAGGAATGACCAGTCAGAAGATTGCAGTAGATCATTTAGAATCGAAAAGTTAGTGCGACTGTAGTCGAGCATGCCTAATTCTTGATGTGATGTTGTATGATGTTCTGCTTTGGCTAAGCCGTTCGGCAGGCACAGCTCTATAGGCGGATGATAGCAATCAATAACAACTATAGGGAAGGGTGTTATTGTCGGTGGAGAGCATTGTTGCAGGATATCGTCGCATACAAAGATCAAATCGAGGTAGTTAATCGACGCATTATGAATTTTGTTAATCTGGTACAGTCCGTTGATATTCATACAATCAAGAAGAAGGCGACAGTTGTCCGTGATCCTCGAGCTTTCGTAGTCAACTTGGAGCATAATTGGATTTGTTTCATCGGGTATCCAATTCGGGTTTGACAAATTGAAGTCCCCgaataacaaacacatttcattaGCTTTACATGCTACGTCGTCAATAGTTGAACAGATTGTATGAATAACCGACGTGTTATTTGCCATGTCAGGAGGAACATACATTGCGCCGATAACATACGTTTTCTTAATGCTGTAAATCTTTAACCAAAGTTGCTCGACAGTGTCTGTTGTAGAACATAAGAGTACTCGCAAATGTGAGGCgacagctatgagaaccccaCCACCTTTGGTTTTCCTACTATTTCTGTCATTGCGGTCCTTTCTGAAGACGTTATAATGGTCCGGAAACAACTGTGCCGAGTTAATAGAGGAGtccaaccatgtttcagtCAGGATAATGACGTCGTAATGAGTAGTAGAAACataaccgtagcaatagacgatgcgcaatctcagattgcgcatatatctatctgtcaaacgggtcggtttgatatatttatctgtcaaaaaatatatatatatctcggacatataatcttgaaaatttatgcgcaatcttggcgcaatctgaaaatgtatggaaatgacgtttatagctcagggttggctacgcgaaatgacttatgttttgataaaacgaatatatgcgcaatctgagattgcgcatcgtgtattaatacggtaatCGAATACCTCATGACATTTAGTTTTTAGTCCTCTTAcattttgatataaaaataacaaatcgtCAGTATTATTTAAGGAGGCAACCCCTGCAGGAATGACATGACcgtcgtgcgtttgtgtgagtgtaggaTCTGTACTGTAGCAAtagtgctgctgatgttg comes from the Anopheles coluzzii chromosome 2, AcolN3, whole genome shotgun sequence genome and includes:
- the LOC120950503 gene encoding uncharacterized protein LOC120950503; the encoded protein is MERLKIWFRINQIGDGDKKDYLLHYMGGPTYDVLCNKLQNADPYTKSFDEIVALLRNHFNPAPLEILENFKFTSRKQLENESLSDYLMELEKLAKSCNFDSYLDKALRNQFVFGIRNRGIQSRLLEVRDLTLSKAKDIAFGMEMSLRGTEEMHGTSPRCEVQQVTANTKKISSTNNGQQRKCYRCGDTNHMANRCQHKQTVCSACGKRGHLQKVCLSRHNNRRQENTHYLEENDPKDVLHVSTVQNHAGDPVVDIY